One Sebastes umbrosus isolate fSebUmb1 chromosome 6, fSebUmb1.pri, whole genome shotgun sequence DNA window includes the following coding sequences:
- the LOC119489493 gene encoding secreted frizzled-related protein 5, with translation MTAVLCPHFIGKPSHSVSLLFLLLLAGLSSTTALGPGRVKVGLEERARGEGRVRSGVKDKGGDRASIEGNTETGFGDTRVSRPGAAAGEDGEGWGGPGTATGFRFTLSIGEGGLWEPRSSSRCIPIPSGMALCQNIGYDTMRMPNLLGHESPAEAVQQSASWLPLLARECHPDARIFLCSLFAPICLDRFISPCRSLCESVRDSCAPIMSCYGYPWPEILRCDQYPADHLMCISSITNSTVHTGGRRVPQASCRDCELEDASSSKDTLETFCKSDFVVKLRLTRLKYSPVSLSQFSLAAKLDVLKHGPLLGGQIRSRIQLWLERDATCVRNMTRHNPRGGTFLVTGTVQGERLVVNKAYAWQRRDKNLMAAARKWKHHRCRS, from the exons ATGACTGCAGTGCTCTGTCCTCATTTTATCGGAAAGCCCTCCCATTCAGTCTCCCTTCTATTTCTCCTTCTGCTTGCTGGGCTGAGCAGCACAACAGCGCTTGGTCCTGGTAGAGTAAAGGTAGGGCTGGAGGAACGAGCAAGGGGTGAGGGCAGGGTTAGATCTGGAGTAAAAGACAAGGGCGGGGACAGGGCGAGTATTGAGGGCAACACTGAAACTGGATTTGGAGATACTCGTGTTTCTAGAccaggagctgcagcaggagaggaTGGTGAGGGGTGGGGGGGCCCAGGTACTGCTACTGGCTTTAGATTCACGCTTTCTATTGGTGAAGGTGGACTGTGGGAACCGCGCAGTTCCTCTCGCTGTATCCCTATCCCGTCGGGCATGGCCTTGTGCCAAAACATCGGATATGACACGATGAGGATGCCCAACCTACTGGGCCACGAGTCTCCAGCTGAGGCTGTGCAGCAGAGTGCCAGCTGGCTGCCACTACTTGCCAGAGAGTGCCACCCTGACGCCCGCatcttcctctgctctctctttgcACCCATCTGCCTTGACAG GTTCATATCGCCCTGCAGGAGTTTGTGCGAATCTGTACGGGACAGCTGTGCACCAATCATGAGTTGTTATGGCTACCCCTGGCCAGAGATTCTGCGCTGTGACCAGTATCCTGCAGACCATCTCATGTGTATCTCCTCTATCACCAACAGCACTGTTCACACAGGGGGACGTAGAG TGCCTCAGGCAAGCTGTCGGGATTGTGAGCTGGAGGACGCCTCCTCTTCAAAAGATACCCTGGAGACCTTTTGTAAAAGTGATTTTG TTGTGAAACTGCGTCTAACACGCCTCAAGTACAGCCCAGTAAGCCTGTCTCAGTTCTCGCTGGCTGCCAAACTGGACGTTCTGAAGCACGGACCCCTGTTGGGTGGGCAGATCCGCTCCCGCATACAGCTGTGGCTGGAGAGGGATGCCACCTGCGTGAGGAACATGACACGGCACAACCCACGAGGCGGGACCTTCCTAGTGACAGGCACAGTGCAGGGGGAGCGGCTGGTGGTCAATAAGGCTTATGCCTGGCAAAGACGAGACAAGAATCTGATGGCAGCTGCGCGCAAATGGAAACATCACAGATGCAGGAGCTAG